In the genome of Laspinema palackyanum D2c, one region contains:
- a CDS encoding ABC1 kinase family protein has translation MDTKTVSPPSVKFQPDTVLEQSPGLSPFPERVNNPPVTLDIDSAATELVPLKSGAPYSDSNALLYDPVAITELYRDRPFLVWGRRFAILWPLLTLAFGIWRDKKFGRVKQNERKRAEKLRITLTKLGPAFIKVGQALSTRPDLVPPLYLEELAKLQDQLPPFPNELAYQFIEEELGDQPSAIYAEITPDPVAAASLGQVYKGKLKTGETVAIKVQRPGLAESMGLDVYVLRQLAIWVQKNVKQVRSDLVAIMDEFGTRIYEEMDYNKEGENAERFAQLYGHLKDIYVPKIYWKYTGRRVLTMEWINGTKLTQIPALTAQGIDAKYLIEVGVQCSLRQLLEHGFFHADPHPGNLLATEDGKLAYLDFGMMSEVKPYQRYGLIQAVVHLVNRDFEGLAKDYVKLEFLTPETDLTPIIPALANVFNNALGASVAELNFKSITDQLSEIMYEYPFRVPAYYALIIRSLVTLEGIAINVDPNFKVLSKAYPYVAKRLLTDPSPELRGSLRDLLFKDGDFRWNRLENLLRNAKESDEYDLSQGLNQALEFLFSERGEFIRDRLVEELVKSLDHLSRDAFSNATSVLREWVGWKGNKPTSAITSGDQEKMERIKRIWAIVQETPGFNTTEFVQKLAPFLIKPETQRMGQKIAGDLAQRMLARLIREVLLKEEPTNGNGKTSYPTHPQQQLPPSRTNGKVITYPNVTVRK, from the coding sequence ATGGATACAAAGACCGTTTCTCCTCCTTCCGTCAAATTTCAGCCCGATACCGTTTTGGAACAATCTCCCGGTTTATCCCCCTTTCCCGAACGGGTCAACAATCCCCCAGTTACCCTGGATATCGATTCCGCCGCCACCGAACTGGTCCCCCTCAAATCCGGTGCACCGTACTCAGACAGCAATGCGCTGTTGTACGACCCCGTTGCCATCACCGAACTTTATCGCGATCGGCCCTTTCTAGTCTGGGGGCGCAGATTTGCAATTTTGTGGCCCCTACTCACCCTCGCCTTTGGCATTTGGCGGGATAAAAAATTCGGTCGCGTCAAACAAAACGAACGCAAACGCGCCGAAAAACTGCGAATCACCCTGACGAAGTTAGGGCCGGCATTCATTAAAGTCGGACAGGCCCTCTCCACCCGCCCCGACCTAGTGCCACCCCTGTATTTAGAAGAACTCGCCAAACTCCAGGACCAGCTACCCCCCTTTCCCAACGAACTCGCCTACCAATTTATCGAAGAAGAACTCGGGGATCAGCCCTCCGCCATCTATGCCGAAATCACCCCTGACCCCGTAGCTGCCGCCTCCCTCGGCCAAGTTTACAAAGGTAAACTCAAAACCGGCGAAACCGTCGCCATCAAAGTCCAACGCCCTGGACTCGCCGAAAGCATGGGACTCGATGTCTATGTCTTACGGCAACTGGCAATCTGGGTGCAAAAAAATGTCAAACAAGTTCGCAGCGACTTAGTAGCCATCATGGACGAGTTCGGCACTCGCATCTATGAAGAAATGGACTACAACAAAGAAGGAGAAAACGCCGAACGCTTTGCCCAACTCTACGGCCATCTTAAAGATATATACGTCCCCAAAATTTACTGGAAATATACCGGACGTCGAGTTCTCACAATGGAGTGGATCAACGGCACCAAACTCACCCAAATCCCCGCCCTCACCGCCCAAGGCATCGACGCCAAATACCTGATTGAAGTCGGGGTGCAATGTTCCTTGCGCCAATTGCTTGAACATGGGTTTTTCCATGCTGACCCTCACCCCGGCAACCTCCTCGCCACCGAAGATGGGAAACTCGCCTATCTCGACTTTGGCATGATGAGTGAGGTCAAACCCTATCAAAGATATGGACTCATTCAAGCGGTCGTCCATCTCGTGAACCGTGACTTTGAAGGACTCGCCAAAGATTACGTTAAACTGGAATTTCTCACTCCAGAAACCGACCTCACACCGATTATCCCGGCCCTCGCCAACGTTTTTAATAATGCCCTCGGTGCCAGCGTTGCCGAACTCAACTTTAAGAGCATTACCGACCAACTGTCGGAAATCATGTACGAGTACCCCTTCCGGGTCCCCGCCTATTATGCCTTAATTATTCGCTCCTTAGTTACCTTAGAAGGGATTGCGATTAATGTTGATCCGAATTTTAAAGTTCTGAGTAAAGCCTATCCTTATGTGGCTAAACGCCTATTAACCGACCCTTCCCCAGAATTGCGCGGGTCATTGAGAGACCTGCTGTTTAAAGATGGGGACTTCCGGTGGAACCGATTAGAAAACCTATTGAGAAATGCCAAAGAAAGTGATGAGTATGACCTGTCCCAGGGATTAAATCAAGCCTTAGAATTTCTGTTTTCCGAACGGGGAGAATTCATCCGCGATCGCCTCGTCGAAGAATTAGTCAAAAGTCTAGATCATCTCTCTCGCGACGCCTTCAGTAATGCCACCTCCGTCCTCCGAGAATGGGTCGGCTGGAAAGGAAATAAACCCACTTCAGCCATCACCAGTGGTGATCAAGAGAAAATGGAGCGAATTAAACGAATTTGGGCAATTGTCCAAGAAACCCCCGGATTCAATACTACCGAATTCGTCCAAAAACTTGCCCCCTTCCTCATCAAACCCGAAACCCAACGCATGGGTCAAAAAATAGCCGGGGATTTAGCCCAAAGAATGTTAGCCCGCCTAATTCGGGAAGTTCTCCTCAAAGAAGAACCCACCAATGGCAATGGGAAAACATCCTATCCCACCCATCCTCAACAACAATTACCTCCCTCCCGTACCAATGGAAAAGTTATTACTTATCCCAATGTGACAGTGAGGAAATAG
- a CDS encoding Uma2 family endonuclease: MNLLKTEFSTDVWVTATWEEYIDTLENADYEKSKGYYYNGQGRIEMSAVGWNHAEDNGILALLVNLWGMTKGIPMRVQVNCTYRQSRKNECQPDLSYYIGDRVKSSPKGSSAVDLDKNLPPDLAIEIAVTSLADDLGIKRLLYEELGVREYWVVDVQNAPIIAFEMIAPNGSQRIRESKLLPGLEMSLLEEGLQRSREADNTEVCNWFWEEVQG, encoded by the coding sequence ATGAATTTACTCAAAACAGAGTTTTCCACCGATGTCTGGGTGACTGCCACCTGGGAGGAATATATCGACACCCTTGAAAATGCAGACTATGAAAAATCTAAGGGCTACTACTACAACGGACAAGGGAGAATAGAAATGTCAGCAGTGGGGTGGAATCATGCTGAAGATAATGGAATCCTTGCCCTTTTAGTTAATTTATGGGGAATGACAAAAGGCATACCCATGAGAGTCCAGGTTAATTGCACTTACCGGCAATCGCGTAAAAACGAGTGCCAACCGGACCTGTCTTATTATATCGGCGATCGGGTAAAGTCATCTCCAAAAGGGAGTTCGGCGGTGGATTTAGATAAAAACCTCCCTCCCGATTTAGCGATTGAAATTGCGGTGACTTCTCTGGCAGATGATTTAGGAATTAAGCGACTGTTGTATGAGGAGTTAGGAGTGCGGGAATATTGGGTGGTTGATGTTCAAAATGCCCCGATCATTGCGTTTGAGATGATTGCACCCAATGGGAGTCAACGGATTCGAGAGTCGAAGTTGTTACCGGGTTTGGAGATGTCGTTGCTAGAGGAGGGGTTGCAGCGGAGTCGAGAGGCGGATAATACTGAGGTGTGCAATTGGTTTTGGGAAGAGGTGCAAGGATAA
- a CDS encoding FAD-dependent oxidoreductase: protein MNKAERYYDIIGFGDEVPGVLAMVAAAREYRRQTKKYPKMLLMSKANAGEGIGGHLIRGKLSYLDRTQIDRQLQTSLNLDTFGAPSALYQEFLKRAGVVQIALDPEKGDRALKEMLREAGVAILSEVKIASVVKSGPNLTSILTSRGETYTAKQFIDSTVNAELAQAAGAKKSQGFGTFGLPDSELPVTLVFETEGLSIQRLKEIELAYLKRFRNLADTEAQNFLKSAAGFDERKAESLRQELVDSHGNLKTLWAGKDYIDIRCNALSIAYHSFRGKKLSLYDSGAILDRGNVAILSGDRLSWNALMIAVTGSEAETLANNGGKPTPAMLEEMKFVEQWFKSIGAKKVTPASELYIRHAGNITEAIEPLSGAEMLAGGVPKSEALATFAYHFDVRGGIPGIGDKALANGFVSTMFSKPIFNVGIRHAQLNSVQNLAVVSPASGFEGFASAAGRIVEYNAAVGHGLGIAATLALLSNRNLADISNQEVREVLVKVGELPTIFGKNSAPDLAQLQQFESAIA, encoded by the coding sequence ATGAATAAAGCAGAACGGTATTACGATATCATCGGATTTGGGGATGAAGTACCCGGGGTTTTAGCGATGGTAGCGGCAGCGCGAGAGTATCGCCGTCAGACGAAAAAGTATCCCAAGATGTTGTTAATGTCTAAGGCAAATGCTGGAGAAGGCATTGGGGGTCATTTAATCCGAGGGAAATTATCTTATCTCGATCGCACTCAAATTGATCGGCAGCTTCAAACCTCTCTGAATCTGGATACATTCGGTGCGCCTTCTGCCCTGTATCAAGAGTTTTTAAAACGGGCGGGAGTGGTGCAAATTGCTCTTGACCCTGAAAAGGGCGATCGCGCTTTGAAAGAGATGCTTCGGGAAGCAGGGGTGGCGATTCTCAGTGAGGTTAAAATCGCCTCGGTGGTTAAATCTGGACCCAATTTGACCAGTATTCTTACCAGTCGCGGTGAAACCTATACAGCAAAGCAATTTATTGATTCTACCGTGAATGCGGAACTCGCACAAGCGGCAGGGGCGAAAAAGTCTCAAGGATTTGGAACTTTTGGCTTACCGGATTCTGAACTGCCGGTGACCTTGGTGTTTGAAACCGAAGGATTGAGTATTCAGCGCCTCAAAGAGATAGAATTAGCTTATCTGAAACGCTTCAGAAATTTGGCAGATACGGAAGCTCAGAATTTCCTCAAGTCTGCGGCTGGATTTGATGAGCGCAAAGCTGAATCATTGCGGCAGGAGTTGGTAGATTCCCACGGAAATTTAAAAACTTTGTGGGCGGGGAAAGATTATATTGATATTCGCTGTAATGCGTTATCCATCGCCTATCATTCGTTCCGAGGTAAAAAGTTATCCCTGTATGACAGTGGGGCAATTTTAGACCGAGGAAATGTGGCGATTTTATCCGGCGATCGCCTCTCTTGGAATGCGTTGATGATTGCGGTTACCGGCAGCGAAGCAGAGACGCTGGCAAACAATGGCGGGAAACCGACTCCGGCAATGCTGGAGGAGATGAAATTTGTTGAGCAATGGTTTAAGAGTATTGGGGCCAAAAAGGTAACGCCTGCATCGGAATTGTACATCCGACACGCGGGAAATATCACCGAGGCGATCGAGCCTTTAAGTGGTGCTGAAATGTTAGCCGGGGGCGTTCCCAAATCTGAGGCATTGGCAACCTTTGCCTATCATTTTGATGTGCGCGGAGGGATTCCTGGCATTGGCGATAAAGCCCTCGCCAATGGGTTTGTCAGTACCATGTTTAGTAAGCCAATTTTTAATGTCGGCATCCGTCACGCACAACTGAACTCGGTGCAGAATTTAGCCGTTGTCAGTCCTGCCTCTGGATTTGAGGGGTTTGCTTCCGCTGCGGGACGAATTGTGGAATACAATGCGGCAGTGGGTCATGGGTTAGGCATTGCGGCAACTTTAGCCCTGTTAAGTAATCGAAACCTGGCGGATATTTCTAATCAAGAGGTGCGAGAGGTGCTGGTTAAGGTGGGGGAATTACCGACCATTTTCGGAAAAAACTCGGCCCCGGATCTGGCTCAATTGCAACAATTTGAATCGGCGATCGCCTAA
- a CDS encoding response regulator transcription factor, whose protein sequence is MSAQLLLVDDEPGLREAVQAYLEDEGFSVQVASNANDGWDLLQQQHPDLVITDLMMPQVDGFEFLKRMREDPRFKVMPVVFLTARGMTGDRIQGYQAGCDAYLSKPFDPDELVAIVRNLLDRRAAASGEGEAPDLASLAREIGEIKSMLSGRHSIAQTPPPIKIDLTPREQSVLDLVAKGLMNKEIARNLDTSVRNVEKYVSRLFSKTGTNSRTELVRYALEHGLTE, encoded by the coding sequence ATGTCAGCTCAACTCCTCCTTGTCGATGATGAACCCGGATTACGGGAAGCGGTGCAAGCCTATCTGGAAGATGAAGGATTTTCCGTGCAGGTGGCGAGTAATGCCAATGATGGATGGGATTTGCTGCAACAGCAACATCCCGATTTAGTGATTACGGACTTGATGATGCCTCAAGTTGATGGATTTGAATTTCTCAAACGGATGAGAGAAGACCCCCGGTTTAAAGTAATGCCTGTGGTTTTTTTAACCGCTAGAGGGATGACAGGCGATCGCATCCAAGGCTATCAAGCCGGTTGTGATGCCTACCTCTCCAAACCCTTTGACCCCGATGAATTAGTGGCGATCGTCCGTAACCTGTTAGATCGTCGCGCCGCTGCGAGTGGGGAAGGAGAAGCCCCAGATTTAGCCTCCTTAGCGCGGGAAATTGGTGAAATTAAGTCTATGTTATCGGGACGGCATTCCATCGCCCAAACCCCACCCCCGATCAAAATTGACCTGACCCCGCGCGAACAAAGTGTTTTGGATTTAGTCGCCAAGGGACTGATGAACAAGGAAATCGCCCGCAATCTCGATACCAGTGTTCGCAATGTCGAAAAATATGTCAGCCGCTTATTTAGCAAAACCGGCACCAACAGCCGAACGGAGTTAGTGCGGTATGCGCTGGAACATGGGTTGACCGAATAG
- a CDS encoding PHP domain-containing protein, whose amino-acid sequence MTLLVSQQSISTQPVAQNKAALGRVFQAINPDSCPTTYNFHLHTVCSDGKLRPEEVMEQAICIGLKGLAITDHHSVKGYYAAQRWLDEWWIDHSNLYQSDRTVAELPQAPQLWTGVEINAGLLDTEVHILGYAFNPEHPRMQPYLEGHTVKGPHYQASQVIHAIQSAGGLAVLAHPARYAKRSPEDLIPEAADLGIDGIETYYAYKNPNPWKPSPKQTAKVYELGATHGLFHTCGTDTHGSNLLLRL is encoded by the coding sequence ATGACGCTCTTAGTCTCTCAACAGTCTATTTCAACTCAGCCCGTCGCACAGAACAAAGCGGCGCTAGGTCGCGTGTTTCAGGCGATCAACCCTGATAGTTGCCCGACTACTTATAATTTTCATCTCCATACCGTCTGTTCCGATGGCAAGTTACGCCCGGAAGAAGTGATGGAACAAGCTATCTGCATTGGTCTCAAAGGGCTGGCAATTACGGATCATCACAGTGTCAAAGGCTACTATGCCGCTCAACGCTGGTTGGATGAATGGTGGATCGACCATTCCAATTTATATCAAAGTGACAGAACCGTTGCGGAACTGCCTCAAGCCCCCCAACTCTGGACTGGGGTCGAAATTAATGCGGGTCTCCTGGATACGGAGGTCCATATTCTGGGATATGCCTTCAATCCAGAACATCCTCGGATGCAACCGTATCTGGAAGGTCACACGGTCAAGGGTCCCCATTATCAAGCCTCCCAGGTCATTCATGCCATTCAATCTGCCGGAGGATTGGCAGTTTTAGCTCACCCGGCGCGGTATGCCAAGCGATCGCCCGAGGACCTGATTCCCGAAGCCGCCGATTTGGGCATTGATGGCATCGAAACCTATTATGCCTACAAAAACCCTAACCCCTGGAAACCCAGTCCCAAGCAAACCGCCAAAGTTTATGAGTTAGGTGCCACCCACGGATTATTCCATACCTGTGGCACCGATACCCACGGCTCTAATTTGCTCTTACGTCTGTGA
- a CDS encoding HetZ-related protein → MNVKLANSSNSRKNDAQVPATPQMTAGTPQVESQPGDTTEEPIFILGMDTEQLSEQILDELSQKLKSGSKSAQEVALRIAKEVERICRKSNRIQNSGEVRSWQITLARHRLQKSLHYYKLGSRQGRVDLHAQLSSMVYRHVAHLHSRLSFQARYTLIEDFLQGFYIEVLRAFRREHEMPLTYTPRTQLELAEYMAFTEHYAKRRITLPGRYNQQLIVLRAQGFAQGQPPETLVDIEQAIEFPKGEDAEVQSRSYAAQQVREKMIAEMVDPAEAVLRDRVIAELIQYLESQGQSDCIDYLVLKLQDLAAPEIDEILGLSARQRDYLQQRFKYHVEKFARSGHWKLVHQWLGADLDQNLGMPLQQWDNFLGDLSEEQQQLLKLKRSGASDAEIAQEIKCTPKQVQKRWSALLEKAWQSRNTESQEK, encoded by the coding sequence ATGAACGTTAAACTAGCCAATTCGTCCAATTCCCGGAAAAACGATGCTCAAGTTCCTGCTACTCCGCAAATGACCGCAGGCACTCCTCAAGTGGAGAGCCAACCTGGAGACACCACCGAAGAACCCATCTTCATACTGGGAATGGACACGGAACAGTTGAGCGAGCAAATCCTCGATGAACTTAGCCAAAAGCTGAAAAGCGGCTCAAAAAGCGCCCAAGAAGTGGCCCTACGGATTGCCAAAGAGGTTGAGCGGATTTGCCGGAAAAGCAATCGGATTCAAAATTCGGGTGAAGTTCGCTCCTGGCAGATTACTCTAGCTCGCCATCGCTTACAAAAGTCTCTCCACTACTACAAGCTCGGTTCTCGGCAAGGTCGGGTGGACCTCCATGCTCAACTCAGCTCGATGGTTTACCGTCATGTGGCTCACCTGCACTCTCGTCTGAGCTTCCAAGCGCGATACACCTTAATCGAAGATTTCTTGCAAGGGTTCTATATCGAGGTGCTGCGTGCCTTCCGTCGCGAACATGAAATGCCCCTAACCTACACCCCTCGGACTCAGTTAGAACTGGCAGAGTATATGGCGTTTACCGAACATTACGCCAAGCGTCGGATTACCCTCCCAGGTCGCTACAATCAACAACTGATTGTGCTGCGTGCTCAAGGGTTCGCCCAAGGTCAACCCCCGGAAACGCTGGTGGATATTGAACAGGCGATCGAGTTTCCCAAGGGTGAAGATGCTGAGGTTCAAAGTCGCTCTTATGCGGCACAGCAGGTTCGGGAAAAAATGATTGCCGAGATGGTGGACCCAGCCGAGGCCGTGTTGCGCGATCGCGTGATTGCTGAGTTGATTCAATATCTGGAGTCTCAAGGTCAATCGGACTGTATCGATTATTTAGTCCTGAAACTGCAAGATTTGGCAGCTCCGGAAATCGACGAAATCCTCGGTCTGAGCGCACGTCAGCGGGATTACCTACAACAACGGTTCAAGTATCACGTTGAAAAGTTTGCTCGCTCTGGACATTGGAAACTGGTCCATCAATGGCTCGGTGCGGACTTGGATCAAAATTTGGGAATGCCCTTGCAACAGTGGGATAATTTCCTCGGTGACCTCTCGGAAGAACAGCAACAGCTTCTCAAACTGAAGCGCTCTGGAGCCAGCGACGCTGAAATCGCCCAAGAGATTAAATGTACTCCCAAACAGGTCCAAAAGCGGTGGTCGGCACTTCTGGAAAAAGCGTGGCAATCTCGTAATACTGAATCTCAGGAGAAGTAA
- a CDS encoding L-threonylcarbamoyladenylate synthase, producing MATLYEIHPETPQVRKIEEVVDALQKGAVMLYPTDTVYAIGCDITVKGAIERVRQIKRLSNDKPLTFLCPSLSNIAAYATVTDSAYRIIKRLIPGPYTFLLPATKLVPKLVMDPKRKTTGIRVPDSRVCLDLLEALGNPIISTSAPLPSYLEHNGFIGKAELFDEVEKLVDVIIDTGEEPGYQVSTILDLTDNEPAIVREGLGAELVANVI from the coding sequence ATGGCAACTCTATACGAAATTCATCCGGAAACCCCCCAAGTTCGCAAAATTGAAGAAGTGGTGGATGCACTGCAAAAAGGTGCAGTCATGCTTTACCCCACAGATACGGTTTATGCGATCGGCTGTGATATTACCGTTAAAGGGGCGATCGAACGAGTTAGGCAGATTAAGCGACTCTCGAATGATAAGCCGTTAACCTTTCTGTGTCCTTCATTATCCAATATTGCGGCCTACGCCACCGTCACCGATTCAGCCTATCGCATTATCAAGCGCCTGATTCCAGGACCCTACACCTTTTTACTCCCGGCAACGAAGCTGGTGCCGAAGCTGGTGATGGACCCCAAACGGAAAACCACAGGTATCCGGGTTCCAGATAGTCGGGTGTGCTTAGATTTACTTGAGGCACTGGGAAATCCGATTATTTCGACTTCAGCGCCTCTACCAAGTTATTTAGAACACAATGGTTTCATCGGTAAGGCGGAGTTGTTTGACGAAGTGGAAAAACTGGTGGATGTGATTATTGATACCGGGGAAGAGCCTGGATATCAAGTCTCGACCATTCTGGATTTAACCGACAATGAACCGGCGATCGTGCGGGAGGGGTTAGGGGCTGAACTGGTTGCTAATGTGATTTGA
- the larC gene encoding nickel pincer cofactor biosynthesis protein LarC: protein MKKIAYLQCPTGIAGDMFLGALVSAGVPFDYLREQLDCLGIGPEYQLRQEWVHRNTQQAMKIHVDLVETVAQSNPDPGDRHPHHPHEHEHHHHPHEHEHEHHHEHEHKHHHSHPATRHLPEIETLIQGAQLPKRAETWSLQVFRTLAVAEGAVHGIAPEQVHFHEVGATDAIVDIVGTCLGLDWLGIEQLYCSPLPTGGGTVWAAHGRLPVPVPAVLSLFQSRQVPVYSNGIEKELVTPTGAAIAVTLATAFGNPPPMRIEQIGLGAGSRDLPIPNILRLWVGELTPNPPESTVTETISVLETQIDDANPQAIAYTLERLFAAGALDAFTEAISMKKSRTGILLTVICHLEQQKACEAVIFRETPTLGIRISTQQRSILHRELQTVSTPFGEVRVKVATDSQGRIMNVQPEYEDCANIGRSQNIPWQEVHRQGLQAWYRKLE from the coding sequence ATGAAAAAAATTGCCTATCTTCAATGTCCCACCGGCATTGCTGGTGATATGTTCCTTGGCGCACTGGTGAGTGCGGGGGTTCCGTTTGATTATCTCAGGGAGCAACTCGACTGCCTCGGTATTGGTCCGGAATACCAACTCAGGCAAGAATGGGTGCACCGCAACACCCAGCAGGCGATGAAAATTCATGTTGATCTGGTTGAGACTGTTGCTCAGTCTAATCCAGATCCGGGCGATCGCCACCCTCATCACCCCCATGAACATGAGCATCATCATCATCCCCATGAGCATGAGCATGAACATCATCATGAGCATGAACACAAACATCATCACAGTCATCCCGCGACGCGCCACTTACCCGAAATCGAGACGCTGATTCAAGGGGCGCAGTTACCGAAACGGGCTGAAACCTGGAGTTTGCAAGTATTTCGGACTTTAGCGGTTGCCGAAGGGGCGGTTCATGGGATTGCGCCGGAACAGGTGCATTTTCATGAAGTAGGTGCAACCGATGCGATCGTGGATATTGTCGGGACTTGCTTGGGATTAGATTGGTTAGGAATTGAGCAACTGTATTGTTCACCCTTGCCTACGGGAGGGGGTACAGTATGGGCAGCACATGGCAGATTGCCGGTGCCCGTGCCTGCGGTCCTGTCGTTATTCCAATCGCGGCAGGTGCCAGTTTATAGTAATGGGATTGAGAAAGAATTAGTTACTCCAACTGGTGCGGCGATCGCAGTCACCCTCGCCACTGCCTTTGGGAATCCGCCTCCGATGAGGATTGAGCAAATTGGATTAGGTGCGGGTTCTCGGGATTTGCCCATTCCCAATATCCTGCGCCTGTGGGTTGGGGAATTAACCCCTAATCCGCCAGAATCGACGGTTACCGAGACTATTTCAGTCCTAGAAACGCAAATTGATGATGCCAATCCCCAGGCGATCGCCTATACCTTAGAGCGATTATTTGCAGCAGGTGCATTGGATGCCTTTACGGAGGCAATATCTATGAAAAAATCCCGAACCGGCATCTTGCTGACGGTGATTTGTCATCTTGAACAACAAAAAGCCTGTGAAGCGGTAATATTTCGGGAAACGCCTACCTTGGGGATTCGGATTTCGACCCAACAGCGATCGATTTTGCATCGGGAACTCCAGACCGTTTCCACTCCATTCGGGGAAGTGCGGGTCAAGGTTGCCACGGATAGTCAGGGGAGGATTATGAATGTGCAACCGGAGTATGAGGATTGCGCTAACATTGGGCGATCGCAGAATATCCCCTGGCAAGAAGTTCATCGCCAAGGATTGCAGGCATGGTATAGAAAATTAGAATAA
- the yhdJ gene encoding adenine-specific DNA-methyltransferase gives MKVFEIPGHQVIWGDVIDALETGIEDNSINLIFADPPYNIGKIFNGKKEQWKGDEAYLGWCYQWLELCFRKLTTTGTLYLMSATQYMPHLDIYLQKRLTILSRIIWHYDSSGMQAKKHFGSLYEPILFAVKNPKFYTFNADEIRIEAKTGAVRKLIDYRKREPAPYCTTKIPGNVWYIPRVRYRMPEYRKHPTQKPEALLERIIKASSNPGDLVLDLFAGSFTTAAVSQRLERKSISIEREYEYVEIGLNRLGINLNHPELKPD, from the coding sequence ATGAAAGTATTTGAAATCCCCGGACATCAAGTGATTTGGGGAGATGTTATCGATGCTTTAGAAACCGGGATTGAAGATAACAGTATTAATTTAATTTTTGCCGACCCTCCCTATAATATCGGCAAAATTTTCAATGGCAAAAAAGAACAGTGGAAAGGTGATGAGGCTTATTTAGGCTGGTGCTATCAATGGCTAGAATTATGTTTTCGTAAGCTCACAACCACCGGGACATTATATTTGATGTCTGCTACACAATATATGCCTCATCTGGATATTTACCTGCAAAAAAGATTAACCATTTTATCCCGGATTATTTGGCATTATGATAGTTCGGGAATGCAAGCGAAAAAACACTTTGGCTCATTGTATGAACCGATTTTATTTGCCGTTAAAAATCCTAAATTTTATACATTTAATGCCGATGAAATTCGGATTGAAGCCAAGACGGGCGCAGTCCGAAAACTGATAGATTATCGAAAAAGGGAACCGGCTCCTTATTGTACGACCAAAATCCCAGGAAATGTTTGGTATATTCCGCGAGTGAGATACAGAATGCCGGAATATCGAAAACATCCGACGCAAAAGCCGGAAGCGTTACTCGAACGAATTATCAAAGCTAGTAGCAATCCGGGTGATTTGGTATTAGATTTATTTGCTGGAAGCTTTACCACCGCAGCCGTTTCTCAGCGATTAGAGCGAAAATCAATTAGTATTGAACGAGAATATGAGTATGTAGAAATTGGATTGAATCGCTTGGGAATAAACCTGAATCATCCTGAATTAAAACCAGATTGA
- a CDS encoding GNAT family N-acetyltransferase translates to MHSKPATLELIPGYHLRVGSSRDRYLLVKFLKLTYQELYPDHDFSHLGQTVDQYFAEETPLWWVESADNSEPVGCLWLGNAVDQVKGDRHAHIFVLYVAPEHRRRGLGSALMEYAENWARERGDRQMGLQVFLNNPPALNLYQKLGYQSHSVWMLKSLE, encoded by the coding sequence TTGCATAGCAAACCGGCAACTCTGGAACTGATTCCGGGATATCACCTGCGGGTTGGTTCATCCCGCGATCGCTACTTACTGGTAAAGTTCTTGAAGTTAACCTATCAGGAACTTTACCCAGACCATGACTTTTCCCATTTAGGCCAAACCGTTGACCAATATTTTGCCGAGGAAACGCCATTATGGTGGGTGGAATCGGCTGATAATTCTGAACCCGTGGGTTGTTTGTGGTTAGGAAATGCAGTGGATCAGGTTAAAGGCGATCGGCACGCTCATATTTTTGTGCTCTATGTTGCACCAGAACACCGTCGCCGAGGATTGGGTTCAGCATTAATGGAATATGCTGAAAATTGGGCCAGGGAACGAGGCGATCGGCAGATGGGTTTACAAGTCTTCCTCAATAATCCCCCCGCCTTAAATCTCTATCAAAAATTAGGCTATCAAAGTCATTCCGTTTGGATGCTTAAATCTTTAGAATAA